From the Halorhabdus utahensis DSM 12940 genome, one window contains:
- a CDS encoding PKD domain-containing protein, with protein sequence MSAAGSATFSSLRWRRQTNFYPRPAHLEIMSFWGDERAQAIQIGAVLLFAVLVISFSLYQAFVVPNQNAGIELNHNSEVQSQLQELRNAIHGIAGGNPGSGVTVNLGTTYPTRVVALNPPPPSGRLYTDGTRNPSVNFTIVNATADGETGDLWNGSARPYNTGGIMYAPDYNEYRSPPTTIYENSLVYNQFESQTLSLTDQSLISGDRISIVTLNGSFDRSGSRSMTVDPEPISTSDRTISVADGTGPITLNITTRLSVDRWQTLLNDEDNVLTADIRTAPDTDSVPDPFRRVLIPLNRSETYTLGMTKVGVGSGVSEESGEYLTLVDRPSRSIRNGSSHFITLEVRDRFNNPVSGFPVNAMVSGGGQFESGGTSASTITNPAGQAVFNYTAPAGEQSPTLQFNITEGTPQAYEEVSFGLETYLTGEGESGNATASVDATYGGLSDFASQYDGATNSAEELFTQANGKWTNVNQTGSLNLSAAEPILQESTGHDRLDIAFTLRGGSTPQYNYSLAVTAEIAADGSINSRSVSLRNTTGTTNSQSSGSLSDSAVRKLLDGGSVNLLDSGSYLSSPSWLSEIQRLETASPITWLTNRMEGRVNVTWQNAPPVADAGSPSDIEEGSSQTLDASASSDPDLDTPFTYSWTVISGPGSISGTGPTPTYNAPADVGSDQSVTIEVTVTDADGDSSTDQATFTVEDVPDNISPTAEAGTYADIDEGGSISLDGSSSSDADGTISTYDWAVATGPGSISDSDSSTPGATYNAPSDVTSDQSVTVELTVTDNESATDTDTATFTVRDNAEPAANAGGPYTVNESDSVTLDGTASSDDTGITSYSWAITDNASAGSLSNSNTASPEFIATSTSGGTIVTVELTVTDDAGQTDTDTATITINDPPVANFTYSPSSPGPGEQISFDGSSSSDSDGNISTYEWDWTGDGTTDDTGQTATHTYDSSGTYDVTLRVTDNDGAQNTTTRTISVTQANILQNVEAEAQTSGNSGKASFVLSNNGSATVTVSGILFNSSNSSTYVEANNQNTPEIEDDKASTPSPILNVPGQMNFNQQYSFNNSVPIDPGESIQFNIDRFRNDGNMQSATLTFTIYLNDGSQETYDITFSN encoded by the coding sequence GTGAGCGCGGCCGGATCAGCCACGTTCAGTTCGCTCCGGTGGAGGCGGCAGACAAACTTTTACCCGCGGCCGGCCCACCTAGAGATAATGTCCTTCTGGGGCGACGAGCGCGCGCAAGCGATTCAAATCGGTGCTGTACTGCTGTTCGCTGTTCTCGTGATCTCGTTCTCGCTGTACCAGGCGTTCGTCGTCCCGAACCAGAACGCGGGGATCGAGCTCAACCACAACTCTGAGGTCCAATCACAACTCCAGGAGCTGCGCAACGCCATTCATGGGATCGCGGGCGGGAACCCGGGTTCGGGAGTTACGGTCAATCTGGGCACGACCTATCCCACTCGAGTGGTCGCACTGAATCCTCCACCGCCGTCCGGACGGCTGTATACGGATGGGACGAGGAACCCGTCAGTGAATTTCACGATCGTCAATGCGACCGCTGACGGGGAGACCGGTGATCTCTGGAACGGGTCAGCCCGACCGTACAACACGGGGGGAATCATGTACGCACCCGATTATAACGAGTACCGGTCCCCGCCGACGACGATCTACGAGAACTCGCTGGTCTACAACCAGTTCGAGAGCCAAACGCTGTCGTTGACGGATCAGTCGCTGATCTCCGGAGATCGGATCTCGATCGTAACTCTCAACGGCTCGTTCGATCGGTCCGGATCCCGGTCGATGACCGTCGATCCTGAGCCGATCAGCACCTCCGACCGGACGATATCGGTGGCCGATGGAACCGGCCCGATCACTCTCAACATCACCACGCGACTCTCGGTCGATCGATGGCAGACGCTGTTGAACGACGAGGACAACGTCCTGACGGCCGATATCCGAACTGCCCCCGATACTGACTCGGTTCCGGATCCGTTTCGACGCGTGCTGATCCCATTGAACCGGAGCGAGACCTACACTCTCGGGATGACGAAAGTCGGGGTCGGCTCGGGAGTGAGTGAGGAATCCGGTGAGTACCTCACACTAGTTGATCGGCCGAGTCGGTCGATAAGAAATGGGTCGAGTCACTTCATCACGCTTGAAGTTCGTGATCGATTCAACAATCCCGTATCGGGCTTTCCAGTGAACGCTATGGTGTCCGGAGGCGGGCAGTTCGAAAGCGGCGGAACAAGCGCGTCAACCATCACAAATCCCGCAGGGCAAGCAGTCTTCAACTACACTGCACCGGCAGGCGAGCAATCACCAACCCTCCAGTTCAATATTACTGAGGGGACACCCCAAGCTTACGAGGAAGTGTCGTTCGGTCTCGAAACGTACCTGACTGGCGAGGGTGAAAGTGGTAACGCAACAGCCTCGGTAGACGCGACCTATGGAGGACTTTCAGATTTCGCTTCGCAGTATGATGGGGCCACGAACAGTGCTGAAGAGCTTTTCACACAAGCGAACGGTAAGTGGACGAATGTCAATCAGACTGGGAGTCTGAACCTCAGCGCTGCCGAACCAATCTTGCAAGAAAGTACGGGGCACGACCGACTTGATATCGCCTTCACGCTGCGGGGCGGGTCCACTCCACAGTACAATTACTCCCTCGCGGTCACTGCCGAGATCGCGGCTGACGGCAGTATCAACAGTCGATCGGTGTCACTCCGAAACACGACTGGGACGACAAATTCCCAAAGCAGCGGCTCACTGTCCGATAGTGCCGTTCGAAAATTGCTCGATGGCGGATCCGTCAATCTCCTCGATTCGGGCTCATATTTGAGCTCACCGTCGTGGCTATCGGAAATTCAGCGGCTGGAGACGGCGTCTCCGATCACCTGGCTGACGAACCGGATGGAGGGACGCGTCAACGTGACGTGGCAGAACGCTCCGCCGGTCGCGGATGCTGGTTCGCCGAGCGACATCGAGGAGGGATCGAGCCAAACACTCGATGCGAGTGCAAGCTCCGATCCCGACTTGGATACGCCATTCACCTACTCTTGGACGGTTATCAGTGGACCAGGGAGTATTTCAGGTACTGGTCCGACCCCGACATACAACGCACCAGCAGACGTGGGCAGCGACCAATCTGTCACCATCGAGGTCACGGTTACTGACGCCGACGGCGATTCGAGTACGGATCAAGCCACCTTCACCGTAGAGGATGTCCCTGATAATATCTCACCGACTGCTGAAGCCGGAACATATGCAGACATCGACGAGGGAGGGAGTATTAGTCTCGACGGATCAAGTAGTTCCGACGCGGACGGGACTATTTCGACCTACGATTGGGCTGTCGCTACCGGGCCAGGCTCGATCTCCGACTCAGATAGCTCAACACCGGGTGCGACATACAACGCACCGTCGGACGTGACAAGCGACCAGTCCGTCACCGTCGAACTGACCGTCACGGATAACGAGAGTGCCACCGACACCGACACCGCGACGTTCACCGTTCGCGATAATGCGGAGCCGGCAGCGAATGCTGGTGGCCCGTACACGGTAAACGAAAGTGATTCAGTGACCCTCGATGGGACTGCATCATCAGACGATACCGGGATTACGAGTTACTCTTGGGCAATTACGGACAACGCCTCTGCGGGGAGTCTTTCGAACAGTAACACGGCGTCGCCAGAATTCATCGCCACTTCGACAAGTGGGGGTACGATTGTCACGGTCGAACTTACGGTGACGGACGACGCTGGACAGACCGATACCGATACTGCTACGATCACGATCAACGACCCGCCCGTCGCGAACTTCACGTACTCGCCGAGTTCACCTGGACCAGGCGAGCAGATCTCCTTCGACGGATCAAGTTCGAGTGACTCTGACGGCAATATCAGCACGTACGAGTGGGACTGGACTGGCGATGGGACGACGGACGATACCGGTCAGACTGCGACCCACACATACGATAGCAGTGGGACCTACGACGTGACGCTCCGGGTGACCGACAATGATGGGGCTCAGAACACGACGACCCGGACGATCTCAGTCACGCAAGCAAATATTCTACAGAACGTGGAAGCAGAAGCCCAGACCTCAGGAAACAGCGGAAAAGCGTCTTTCGTGCTTAGCAATAACGGATCCGCTACCGTGACCGTGTCTGGTATACTCTTCAATAGTTCCAATAGTTCGACGTATGTGGAAGCAAACAATCAGAATACGCCGGAGATTGAGGACGATAAGGCATCAACGCCAAGTCCTATCCTCAATGTCCCCGGACAAATGAACTTCAACCAACAGTACTCGTTCAATAACTCCGTTCCGATTGATCCGGGGGAGTCGATTCAATTCAACATTGATCGGTTCAGAAATGATGGGAACATGCAAAGTGCAACACTGACCTTTACCATCTACCTAAACGACGGAAGTCAGGAAACCTACGACATCACATTCTCTAATTAA